In Euphorbia lathyris chromosome 2, ddEupLath1.1, whole genome shotgun sequence, the sequence gataattttgtaCTAAATGGATAAAAGGGGATTCCCCGCGGGTGCGGGGATCTCCGTGGGGCGGGGACGGGGACAGTTTTTGTCCCCGTTTAGCTGGTGGGGGAAACCAAAtccccgccccgccccgtttacatccctataAATGatcataaaaaaaagtaagaacaaaattaagGGTCACTAGTATAATTTACCCAAATATTTGGCACGTAATAGGAAACTTTCCAGCGTAACTTTTTCTAAAAATTGCACAGAAACGGCACGTCGGATGTCGGGACATCAAAACGCAGCGTGTGGTTTGAACCGGTCAATCTTACAGACATCGAGTTGCAGATGCAGATTTACTGCTAAACTGTGATATACTTTCGCCCGTTCCCCAATCGATCTCCCTCGCATTTGGATCGGGAAAGAAGAAATGCGGTGGTACATAGTTGCTTCTTTCCTCACCGTCTTCACCAGTTCTCAGGTAAAGAATCTCAATCTGATTCCAAACTTTCAGTTCTCTTCTTTGTTTTTTTCCCTTCGTTTCACCAAAATCAAATATTGTCCTCATATAAACCCTAACCCCCGTACTGCATTTCTTACTTTTTAATGCAATTCCTCTGTCGTGCATCTTAAATTTTGAAGTTCTCTATTTTCAGGGTATTTTAACTACATTATCTCAAAGTAATGGGAAATATAAATATGACTATGCAACTGTTCCTTTTCTTGCCGAAGTGTTCAAGGTACTTCAAAATTCTTATTGCTTGTTTCGAATTTAGGTAGCTCTTATGGTGATAATATGTTCTTATAAGGAGGTTTAGTGGAATAATCATTAGGTGTTAATCTGCAGCTTTTAGTTTCTAGTTTTCTTTTATGGAGAGAGTGCCAGAATtcacctcttccaaagatgactACGGATTGGAAGACTGTTCGATTGTTTCCTATTCCTTCCGTCATTTACTTAATCCACAACAATGTTCAATTTGCAACCTTGATTTATGTAGATACTTCCACTTATCAAATAATGGGCAATCTTAAGATTGTTACCACAGGAATATTATTCAGGTGCGAATTTCTGCGAATTTTTTTAAGAGTTTTGTTTGCTTCTTCCTTATTTTGTTGCTTAATGCTTGCAAGTAAAGTAGATGTTCTTGTTTCCTATTATAGGCTCTTCCTGAAGAAGAAGCTTTCTAATCTGCAATGGATGGCAATAATTCTATTGGCTGTTGGAACAACCACAAGTCAGGTGATATTCAAAACATTTATCTATATTTGTTAGTTGATGATCTCATCTCaatatggattttttttatatagtaaTCTCCATATGGATTATGTATTAGTTGTTTCATTGACTTTCTGCTCTTATGGAACTTTTGATGCTCAGGGTGGTGGAAAGACGTATTTTATTGGTTAAACTTGTTGCTTGACATCAATTTGTTTTAGTTGCCGGGTTAATTTGTCATATTTGAAAATAACTCATTATGATTATTAGCTTGAGAATAGAAATGGATATATTGTTGTTGGTCTCTGGGATAATTCAAACAATAATGCCATGACTATTTTTCCATTGATGTATCTCTAATAATGCTCATATTGGGTAAGCACAGTTACTTTATATGCAATGGTGAAAAGGATGAAATGGTTCTTTTTATACAATGTTAGTGTTGTGCCAAATGTATAACCGACATGCATAGAAGAAGGCTTTACAAGGCACTAGGTATCGTCATATCTTTGTTGAGCCAGGCAGATATTATGTTCAATGATGTTGATGTTTCttgcattttattttttttattgactgCATGTTTCTTTTCACCTAATAGTATAATACAATTTGAAAGTAACCCATTACTTTGAATTTGCCTCACTATTGGAATGACTCTCATTTAATCTCTTGGTAAAGGTAAAAGGCTGTGGAGAGGCTTCATGTGACTCCCTTTTCTCTTCACCAATTCAAGGGTACATGTTTGGAATTTTGTCTGCTTGTCTCTCAGCATTAGCTGGTGTTTATACAGAATTCCTGATGAAGAAGAACAATGATAGTTTATACTGGCAGAATGTACAATTATATACGTAAGTATCCAATATCTCCAACTTCTAATTATCACTATGTTTTAACCAAACATTCATTGCTTATAAATATTTGTGAAATTgtgaaataatattttttcttcCGACTCCGCTAGTTGTATAAGCATTTGTTCATGGTTGTAGAGTGTAAACCAAAAATAATATGTTATTCCTTTGGTTAGTACTGTCAAGAATAGATTGTTTTTGTGATACAATTAGCTTTGTtcttgatgatgaagaaatagAATGCTTCAAATTTCCATATTTTCTGAAATGATTCTTCTGATTTGTCTTGTGATGTATTGTGTTATGCTATTCTCAGTTACTTTGCTGAATTTAATGTATGTGAGTCTCCTCTGGAGTTCCTCTGATCAATTTTGGAACTAGGTTAACTTGGTAACAATGTTGAGAAAGAACAATGGGAGAAAGAACGTTGATATTTAGAACAGTGAGAGAAAGAATATTGACTTCTTTTCTTGGATCAGTTGCAAGTTTCTCAGGCAAATACTATCTGCAATTCTTTAGCAATTTCACTGCTGAGGCAGAGAGAAATGATTTAATTCTATGAATTTGTATTGTGGATTTCAGTAGGTTGAAGTTTGCTGTTCTTGGTTTCCTTATATTCAGTTGAATTGATATTACATCATCTGGGCATGTCACACTGTGTAAATCTATCCCATAAATtagtcaaaagaaaaagaattagCTGAGCAAGATACATTCAGTTTGAACCTGTGAAGGGATAAATTTAACACTGGACATCCCTTAACCAGGTTTGGTGCAATTTTCAATATGGCTCGACTTATGGTGGATGATTTCAGAGGCGGATTTGAAAATGGACCCTGGTGGCAACGCCTTTTTAATGGATACACCATAACTACCTGGCTGGTGGTATTAAATCTAGGTTGTTCCGGACTTCTGGTTTCATGGTTAATGAAATATGCTGACAACATAGTCAAGGTATCTACTTCTTTCTGTTGCTGTAAATTTGTGCTTTGCATGTATATAATATTTCTACCACGTATCTGTTGACTGGTGTATCTTAACATCCTGATCCGCATTCTATGACTTTGTACTTAGGACTCTTATTAACTGCCATTGGgttctttaattttattataggTGTATTCAACATCAATGGCAATGCTATTGACTATGGTTCTGTCCGTGTTCCTCTTTAATTTCAGTCCAACTTTGCAGGTAAGCTTCCATGTTTACAAGTGACATACACTCATTCTCTATTTTATGTTCCTCgttttgttattaatttgtgaAACACTGATTATATACATTCATTTTGGTTTTCTTGTGTTAATGCAGCTTTTCTTGGGAATTATAATTTGCATGATGTCGTTGCATATGTATTTTGCACCCCCAAGTATGCTAATAGATCTGCCTCCGACAAGAAAAGCAGATGCAGAGAGTCTAATAATAGATGGTTCTGATGAAAGAACAGACTCCTGATGGTAATGCTTTCATTAAAACCTAACAATttgttctttaattttttattgaaatgaaTATTGAGAAAGCAAGCATATGTTTatgggaagagaaaagaaaaaaagagaaagaaacatTGATCACAGTTAGCTGTGGACCTATTTTGGTA encodes:
- the LOC136217588 gene encoding CMP-sialic acid transporter 1, whose product is MRWYIVASFLTVFTSSQGILTTLSQSNGKYKYDYATVPFLAEVFKLLVSSFLLWRECQNSPLPKMTTDWKTVRLFPIPSVIYLIHNNVQFATLIYVDTSTYQIMGNLKIVTTGILFRLFLKKKLSNLQWMAIILLAVGTTTSQVKGCGEASCDSLFSSPIQGYMFGILSACLSALAGVYTEFLMKKNNDSLYWQNVQLYTFGAIFNMARLMVDDFRGGFENGPWWQRLFNGYTITTWLVVLNLGCSGLLVSWLMKYADNIVKVYSTSMAMLLTMVLSVFLFNFSPTLQLFLGIIICMMSLHMYFAPPSMLIDLPPTRKADAESLIIDGSDERTDS